The Vicia villosa cultivar HV-30 ecotype Madison, WI unplaced genomic scaffold, Vvil1.0 ctg.000794F_1_1, whole genome shotgun sequence genomic sequence CCACTCAACGTTTCCTTCTTAAATCAAAAGGTGTTTCACAAAATGTCTTTGTTCACACCcttaataataatattcataCATTTTAATAGAGAAACCAAATTTCCCCCAATATATCAAATTTTTAGCACCAAGGACCAAAATTATCATGTAAGCCAATGTGCTTAAAATCTAAAAGGTCGATTCAGAGGATTAGTAGGATTCTCTTGGAACATAACAATAACAGAATGAAGGTTGGATTTGATACCATGTAGTGCTCTAGCCAACCTTTCTAGAAAATCGAGTCTCTGATCAATATTGTAGACGACTTGATCGAGCTTTTGAAGCACACAATCTCTTCCCTCCCACCAGGGTCATGTCCTTATGAACATGGAATCCATATTGTTCACATCTATCATGTGACAAAAAAATTAATCATAATAGATCAAATTTAGTCACGAAAAGCGTATCCATACGTTCATTATCTCCACCTTGTTATTCGTTTAGTAGTGTTTTTTTATCACCCAAGCCTTATTTAAGACGATTCTTTCTTTACATACAACGTACTCAAACTTAACCATTTATAATCGGTTATCATTGCCGATAATCTCCAATTCTCATTTCAAATTCTAAAGTCTGGAGAGTCGCCCTTTTATagtatgatatcaaatatttttctcaACAATTTAACTTCGACCCAAAGAATGCACACGTCTTTAAAAACAACTACACAcaatctccaaataaacctattttTTTCCGAGCTTAGAACCATTTTCTTCTCCAACCGAGAAAAGGAATTCGACTTTCATAACTCACGACGCAATTTTCTTCTTCGGCCATGTAAATTATTCATAACGACTATTTACAGAAAATTTTACTTTGTACCCCTACAATTATACCTATACCCCTACATGAAAAAAATTTGGACCGAAATACCCTtgtataaataatacatattttaaaaattttcactTTTTCCTCACATTTCAGAAAAAATTTTGAAAGAACgaaaaatatataaaccggaaCACTTTTCCAAAGTCTTCCGGTTTAGAAAAAAACACACCGGAACACTTAGAAAAAGAGTTCCGGTAGTTTTCAAGTTGTTTGAAGTTGCATACCGGAACACTTATTTAAAGTGTTCCGgtggtttatttttttaaaataattctaGACTTTTTCGCAACGGTTTAAAACCGTTTcctaaaatgaatggaaaataagtaaaaccgttgcctaaagtatAGTTTTTAAAAAGTGTAACGTCAGGATTTAAAAATCACTTTAGGCAACATTTTTCTCTCTGTTGGTAAATAGCTTTATGCAACACTTTATAAGCGTTGCCTAAAGaccagaatttttttaaaaaaaatttaaccacCGGAACACTTTAAATAAGTGTTCCGGAATGTAGCTACAACCATCATTTTAAACAACTACCGGAACTCTTTTTCCAAGTGTTCCGGTATGTTTTTTTTAAACCGGAAGACTTTGAAAAAGTGttccggtttatatatttttggatgttttgaaatttttttttaatgtgagAAAAAagggaaattttttaaaatatgtattatttataggAGGATATTTTGGTCCAAATTTTTTCGTGTAGGGGTATTGGTATAATTGTAGGGGTATAAAGTAAAATTTTCCTATTTACACCCTAAGAAGTTTTATATGATCAACAGAGGCCCAATAGAATATAGTTCGATTATCAAACCGGCCCATTTACATACACAAATCCTCGCGCGCATGCAATCTCAAAATCTCAAAATCTCAAAATGCAAAAAAAGGAAAACATAAAGGCGCTGTTATTGGCGCTTAAAACCAAAAATCCCAAATAGAATTTTCCCTCCTTTCATTTCATTTCGCATCATATATATTCTTCAATATTTTTCCATTTCCTTCAATTCGCACAACATTTTGAAAGAAACGAGTAAtcgaaaaattagggttttatcactcaCAAAAAATCTCACGAAAATGACGAAGGGTACGAAAAGGGTTGACGCTGTTGATTCCGCTACAGTTCTCGTTCGTGCCAAAGATGGCAGTGCCTTCGCCAAATGGTTTGTTTGTTTTTCCCTTTCTCTTCCACTAGGTTTCATTTCTCTGAAGAAATTTCaactaatttatattaattttttttttgttgttgaaaattTCAGTGATGAGTGTAAGAAGAATGTTCCTGTTGCACTCATTAGCATGCATGATTGTAGCCTTGAAGCCAAAATCAAAATGAATCTTGGTAATTATCGTTATTCAGAACTCTATTAGTGGTTTGGTTTGAAATTAGGTTTAATTTGAAGTCAAAATCAGTGGTTAATTTTTGATAAGatgttttgattttgtttgtttgtttgtttagatTCTCATGTAGTTGAGCAAGCTGCTGCTGATGCCAAGAAACCTGAGAGGTGGATTTTTAACCTAACTTGGTTGTGTGAAGAtttgaattttgttgaattgggttctaattagggtttgttttggttttgttttcgGAAAATTTGTAGGAAGAAGCCTAGTGCTAAAGAACCAGCTGCAAAAAGGGCTAAGGGTGGGAAAGAtaagaaagagaagaaggttaAGGATCCCAACATGCCCAAACGTCCTGCTACTGCTTTCTTTGTCTTTATGTAAGGGTTTGTTATGTTTATTCTATTTTATGGTGTTTTGGTTCCTATTTGTTTAGGGTTTTTATTGATGCTTTTTATTTGATGCAGGGATGATTTTAGAAAAACTTTTAAGGAAGCTAATCCTGATTCAAAGGATGTTAAGAGGGTAATGAAATTATTAGAATTGTGTGTCTGTAGTGTCTGGTTAAGGATTGATTATTGATTGAAGTGGTTTTTCATGGACACAATAGGTTGCTAAGGAAGGGGGTGAGAAGTGGAAGTCTTTGACTGATGAAGTAAGTTAATGTAAAATGTTAAGTTTTGGGTAAAGTGTTGCTGTGCTTTGATTATTCCTTGTTGTGATGTTGATTAAATGCTGTGATGCTTGTTGATGATTTAGGAGAAGAAGCCTTATTTGGATAGAGTTGCTGAGCTCAAGGCAGAATATGAGAAGGCTATGGAAGCCTATAATGCTGGTGAAAAAGAAGTATGTTACCTCTGAGTTTTTCAGTTTGTTTTATAATATGATCTTGTTTGGTTAGTATCTTTTCTTAAGCTGTTGATGTTTTTTCAGGATCAAGAAGGATCTGATAAGTCTGATAAGGAAGCCCCTGCTGCACAAGAGGTTGAAGAGTTAACTGATGAAGAGTAGTAGTAGATTTATGCTAATCATACCTGAATACAATGTTGAAAAAGCCATTTGCTCTAGTCTAGAATTGTATATTTTGGAATGTTTTTGGATTTAAATTTAGATTTTGATTGAATTAGAAGTTCCAGTGCAACATCTTATGTACTGTTATCTTGGAATATTACCAATGCTATGCTAGTTACTTTGTTTCTATGATTGCTGtgttgccttttatttttcaggtaattatgttatttttctaTATGTTTTCAAATGATTATCTAAAGAAACACTTAGGTAAACCAAGGCCCACACAAGTTCTAGTGGTTGGTTTGCTGCATTATTTGACTGCcaacaaaatataaaaacatgAATAAAAACACAAGTTGGACTATCTTTTACTTCAAATCTAAAGTATGATGTAAAAATGAATACATGGTTTATTCAAAACAATATTGAATTGGAAATTGAACTAAACAATAAGCATTGTGCTGCTCAACCTGGAATTGAAAGATTTAAATAAAGTTGGAGCCTATTCTATCTTGTGTAATAATGGTCATAAGGCATGAAAATGTCTATGATAATTTAGTCAGCATCTTGCTGACCTATTGTCCCTTATATCTTTCCCTTGCATGGCTGCAAAGGTTTGCCACATAAGCACAAATTATGGGCATAAGCAGCTTGTGGAAAGATGTTGAAAGGTCTAGTTTGTGGAATTTCTCCACACAACCTGTTTGCTCTGAAACTTGCATGCCTGAGATTAGTGATCTGTGATAAGCTACCTGGGATTTGTCCTGTTATTCCATTAATAGATACATCAAGCCATTGTAGGTTCTGCAACTGACCTATACTTGAAGGGATGTTTCCCATTATGTGATTTCTTGAAATGTCCAATCTCACAAGTTCTATCAAATTTGAAATAGAAACTGGGATTGAACCTGAGAGATTGTTGCTTCCCAAATTTAGCACCTTCAAACTTGACCCTTCTATGAATTCTGGAATGTGACCGGAGATGAAATTGTTTGAGACATCAATTACCTCCAAAGAGCTGCTTGTCATGTTATTTATGAATGTTGACAGCGAACCGATCAAAAGATTTGAATGCAAATCTATTGAAGACAACCCAGATGGCAATTTTATCTTAGAAATGTCAAACCTCAACTGGTTACTTGAGAGTTTGACATCTTGCAAACTGGACATATTTGTGAAGAAGTCTGAGATACCATCAACCAGAAAGTTATCTGACAGGTCTATAGAGCTCAAAGAGTCGGGTCTGACAAAACGCGGAAGATCGCCCTTCAATTTACACCCGGCTAAGTGTACATCTCTAAGTTGCTTGCTTCTGATCCAATCGGGAACACTTCCAAGGCTGAGATTATTATAAGACAGGTCTATGGACAAAAGGGAAGGAATACCCTTGATAGGAATTGCCGGTAAGGGATCCGAGAGTCCATTTCTCGACACATTAAGGTACCAAAGTTTCTGCAATTTCGATATGGATAGTGGAAAATGTCCTGTTAGCAGATTGCCACTAAGTTGAAGACTTGTCAGTGATTTCAGGTTTCCTATTTGATCTGGAATGTTTCCTGTGAGCTTGTTATAGCTCATAGACAAGTCTACCAGATTCACAAGGCTGAACAACGAAACCGGAATTTTCCCTGTTAGTAGGTTATAAGACAGGTCTAGATTAGTCAAGTTTCGAAACTCCCCAACAAAATCAGGGATAGGCCCTGATAACAAATTGTAACTGAGGTCAAGGTAATTCAAATTTCTAAGGCTTTTGAAACCGAGCGGAATAGAACCGGACAGAAAATTTCTCGCTACATTAACTTGAACAAGGTTTTTCAGATTCCCTATTGTTGGAGGGATCTGTCCTTTCAAATGGTTACCACTCAATGAAAGGGTTTCAAGCAAAGACAAAGAACCTAAGCTTGGAGGAATGCACCCTCCAAGCGAATTATCTTCAAGAACAAGATGTTTAAGGTTAGTCAAATTcgagaagctagaaggaattggTCCTGTAATATGCTTCATTCCACTTATCATCATTAcctctaaaaatttcaaattaccaAGTGCTGGAGAAAGAGTCCCCTTCATAAAACTCCCACTATCTCTAGCATCAGGACTTTGTATCTGCAACATGTTAACTCTACCAGTGGATGCATCACATTGAACTCCTTCCCACCCTCCGTCGCAGCAGTCGCGGCTTATCCACGACGATAAAGTATCTGTTGTGTCCTTCAGAATTCCTGCTTTAAAGGTGAGAAGAGAAGCTCTATCTTGTTCTGAACAAATTGGAGGTTTTGGTGAAGAAGCACTTTCTGAGAAGAAGAAGTTGCTGAGTAATGAAAATATCAGAACAAGGTTTAAAACCCATGTGAAAAACTGCATTTTGAGAAGTGGGTCTTgatcaaaataagttttttttttctccttCTCTGAAGCTGGGATCTGACAAGAGAAAGTTTGAGTTAGtaaaagaacataaaaaaaagtaaataattaatttagtataagaaaaagtgtagaaAAAGTACCAATCCGACATTGATTTATTCTAAGGTAagatatgatgatgatgaagttgtGTGTTGTCTGAAAATTATGATTCTGTTGGAAATTTTCTGCATGCAAGATAGTGATATGTGCAGTCTCTTATTTATAGttagaaaggaaagaaagaaaaaaaaaacaaaggatgTAAGAAAATGGATTAGTTTAAAGAAGTTCACATGGTGAAATTGAGACCGTTTGATGAATCACGAGGATCTTTGGTAATTCGAACGTTGGAGCGCACTAGATTCAAAAAATGTCAAGTGTTTTATAAAATTTAGGTTCTGTCTGTTATTTATACTGTCCACATGTTCCTTGTTTAGGAGTAAGAAAATGAATAGTAGTACTGTTTGGCTTGTAGAATCTTTACATCAAGTGTTTTCCATTCACTCTTTTATTATGCAATATTATATAAGGGcaacattttaattattaaaaagaaCAAAATGTTAAAATTATCAATTTTTTGACATTTGATATGTTAGTTCAATGGTATCACTATTATAATATACAGATAATGAGATGAAGAGTTAATGAAGTAACTCAAATTGTATTTATTAGTTAAGTTAAATGAGTATAAACAGTTGATTTAAAGTTCAATTTCaaactataatatttatttatatttatatattattttaaataaattaatgataCTTTTACATCATAATCGTTTTATAATCATAATTGGTCATAAAGTGACCgataatatcattttaattaataaaacatattaatatttttactaCCTAGTTAACTTCACATTACTATATACTATAATCTAtaatatttgaatttatatttttcttagtttatttaataattttttttgaagaaattagTAGGATCAATTTTTGTAagataaaagtaaaaaataaaagtaatttagaaatatcttcaaaggcaagaagagaaaaataagtaAAAGGTAAAAACCAAGTCAAGTGGGATGCCCATGCTAAACCCATGTTTGGTAGGTTTCCACtttaacttttgtaaatactacATTTAAGAATGGGAAATAAGTTACTTGACAATtataaaagggttaaataagttttcatttcattttctattttcaaagaaaattacaagaaaaattaaaagaataataaatatttccttttatttgacaattataaatttgtccttttatataaatatttaaaagaataaataaagtgATACTTTTTAAACTATTAATAAAttggaaaatatttatttgtaataagaaaaggaaaaatatatACTTTTAAAACAAACTCaagaattatttatattattgtctAGTCATTTTCAACAGTAAATAAAATAGCATAAAAACAATAATCACTGTTTGTTTTTCTTAAAGCATGATGAATATCAACTTTGCCTCCTTAGTAAGTATGCTTAACTTGCTAATTACTTCCTTTACATCAGTACAAATTTTGTTTGCTTATATCAtttaagaataattaaaaatGGGTCCCCTTTATTCTTACTTGTCCATTTAATCTGGAATTTGTCATGTCTTGATTACTCTTATTTTATTTTGGGAAAAAGTTCTATGCTTAATCTTGGTTAACATTTTTCTCCAAAATCTctaaaatatttaaagaattaCATGTtttataattgcaaataaaaACCATACATATTTCGCATATAAGAAGGCAAAATATCAGGGTcgatccaattaattcagaggtcaattctaatttaaaaaataggtCTAAAACAATTAGAATTTATACCAAATTAAAGAAACCGATATACAATCataaattttgaaaacaaattatgattttatacctatttttaaaaaagaggtgtaaaataaattttgaaaacaaactataacTTTACAC encodes the following:
- the LOC131631247 gene encoding high mobility group B protein 7-like, whose amino-acid sequence is MTKGTKRVDAVDSATVLVRAKDGSAFAKCDECKKNVPVALISMHDCSLEAKIKMNLDSHVVEQAAADAKKPERKKPSAKEPAAKRAKGGKDKKEKKVKDPNMPKRPATAFFVFMDDFRKTFKEANPDSKDVKRVAKEGGEKWKSLTDEEKKPYLDRVAELKAEYEKAMEAYNAGEKEDQEGSDKSDKEAPAAQEVEELTDEE
- the LOC131631246 gene encoding LRR receptor-like serine/threonine-protein kinase FLS2: MQFFTWVLNLVLIFSLLSNFFFSESASSPKPPICSEQDRASLLTFKAGILKDTTDTLSSWISRDCCDGGWEGVQCDASTGRVNMLQIQSPDARDSGSFMKGTLSPALGNLKFLEVMMISGMKHITGPIPSSFSNLTNLKHLVLEDNSLGGCIPPSLGSLSLLETLSLSGNHLKGQIPPTIGNLKNLVQVNVARNFLSGSIPLGFKSLRNLNYLDLSYNLLSGPIPDFVGEFRNLTNLDLSYNLLTGKIPVSLFSLVNLVDLSMSYNKLTGNIPDQIGNLKSLTSLQLSGNLLTGHFPLSISKLQKLWYLNVSRNGLSDPLPAIPIKGIPSLLSIDLSYNNLSLGSVPDWIRSKQLRDVHLAGCKLKGDLPRFVRPDSLSSIDLSDNFLVDGISDFFTNMSSLQDVKLSSNQLRFDISKIKLPSGLSSIDLHSNLLIGSLSTFINNMTSSSLEVIDVSNNFISGHIPEFIEGSSLKVLNLGSNNLSGSIPVSISNLIELVRLDISRNHIMGNIPSSIGQLQNLQWLDVSINGITGQIPGSLSQITNLRHASFRANRLCGEIPQTRPFNIFPQAAYAHNLCLCGKPLQPCKGKI